A DNA window from Setaria viridis chromosome 2, Setaria_viridis_v4.0, whole genome shotgun sequence contains the following coding sequences:
- the LOC117844536 gene encoding uncharacterized protein isoform X1, translating into MAAAAARRLRVLTRRGSLSPALSATAPRSSRGLCTLSTTLRSGAGEDEIERIRREFEDAKRNYLSIPAAIKDMPKMNPQGIYVNKNVKLDDLQVYGFDYDYTLSHYSEHLQCLIYDLAKKHLVNELKYPESCLRYEYDRSFPIRGLYYDRLKGCLLKLDFFGSIEPDGCFFGRRKLSLSEIKELYGTRHIGRDQARQLVGLMDVFCFSEACLIADIVQHFIDAKLEFDASYVYEDVNQSIQHVHRSGLIHRQILSEPQKFLIKKSQVFRFLKMLREKGKKLFLLTNSPFYFVDGGMRYLLEDQHFDGNSWRELFDVVIAQANKPTFYNSDHPFRVYDTQKDTLAFTAVDKFLPDQVYYHGCLKSFLQITKWRGPEVIYFGDHLLSDLRGPSKAGWRTAAVIRELEDEIEIQNSENYRFQQAKLSIIHDLLGKVHATVVSTEKGQVYRALLDELNAERRQCQSGMRDLFNSSFGATFLTDTGRESSFAYHIHQYADIYTSKLENFLSYAPESWLHPPHDIKIMPHNAKVPASLFSTS; encoded by the exons atggcggcggccgcggcgaggcggcTGCGCGTGCTCACTCGCCGCGGCTCCCTCTCGCCGGCGCTCtccgcgacggcgccgcggtCCTCGAGAG GTCTGTGCACGCTCTCCACCACGCTGCggtccggcgccggcgaggacgagATCGAGCGCATCCGCCGCGAGTTCGAGGACGCCAAGCGCAACTACCTCAGCATCCCCGCCGCCATCAAGGACATGCCCAAGATGAACCCGCAAG GCATTTACGTGAACAAGAACGTCAAGCTGGATGACCTGCAGGTCTATGGCTTCGACTACGACTACACGCTCTCGCACTACTCCGAGCACTTGCAGTGCCTCATCTACGATCTCGCCAAGAAGCACTTGGTCAATGAG TTGAAATACCCAGAGAGCTGCTTGCGGTACGAGTATGACCGCTCTTTCCCGATCAGGGGCCTTTACTATGACAGACTCAAAGGGTGCCTTCTCAAGCTTGATTTCTTCGGTTCTATTGAACCAGACGGTTGCTTCTTTGGGCGGCGGAAG CTGAGTTTGAGTGAGATAAAAGAGCTCTATGGCACACGGCATATTGGAAGAGATCAAGCTCGCCAACTTGTTGGACTGATGGATGTCTTCTGTTTTAGTGAG GCATGTCTCATCGCTGATATTGTTCAACACTTTATAGATGCCAAACTGGAGTTTGATGCCTCTTACGTATATGAGGATGTAAATCAATCGATCCAGCATGTCCACAGAAGTGGTTTAATTCACAGGCAGATTCTTTCTGAGCCCCAGAAATTTCTGATAAAAAAA AGCCAGGTGTTTCGTTTCTTAAAGATGCTtagagagaaaggaaaaaagttATTTCTTCTTACCAATTCACCTTTCTACTTCGTGGATGGAGGGATGCGTTATTTGCTGGAG GACCAGCATTTTGATGGAAATTCCTGGCGGGAACTTTTTGATGTTGTGATTGCGCAGGCAAATAAACCCACTTTCTATAACTCAGACCACCCATTCAG GGTGTATGACACTCAAAAGGACACATTAGCTTTTACTGCAGTTGATAAGTTTCTGCCGGATCAAGTATACTACCACGGCTGTTTAAAATCGTTTCTGCAGATCACAAAGTGGAGAGGCCCAGAG GTGATATACTTTGGTGATCATCTTTTGAGTGACTTGAGAGGCCCTTCAAAAGCTGGTTGGCGAACAGCTGCTGTAATTCGAGAACTCGAG GATGAAATAGAAATACAGAACAGTGAGAACTACCGGTTCCAACAG GCAAAATTGAGTATAATACATGATCTACTTGGGAAAGTCCATGCAACCGTGGTTAGCACTGAGAAAGGACAAGTTTACAGAGCATTGCTTGATGAGTTGAATGCAGAAAGGCGACAATGTCAATCTGGGATGCGAGATCTGTTCAATAGCTCTTTTGGCGCAACTTTCCTTACAGACACTGGAAGGGAATCATCATTTGCCTATCACATTCATCAATATGCAGATATTTACACGAGCAAGCTTGAGAACTTCTTATCATATGCCCCTGAATCTTGGCTTCATCCACCTCATGACATAAAGATCATGCCACACAATGCGAAG GTCCCAGCAAGCCTGTTCAGTACCTCCTAG
- the LOC117843517 gene encoding WAT1-related protein At4g28040, with amino-acid sequence MAGGGPWLERYGPSVGMVLVQLFYALVDVALKTASRVGMRPIVFVTYRQGIAAATLLLASFAARGCTLRPMAVGARAFGLIFAASLATATGQYFYLEGLLLASPSMARATTNLAPGITFAIAAVIGLEKVDIRNLRSVAKIVGTAICLAGAMFMAFFKGPKLLGAVLLSPTSDWVKGGVYLVGNAVCVAIWYIFQVPVCKKYLDPLSLATWMCFLATLQCAVMAFFLEPNYLQIWKLTSFWEFPCILYGGVFASGANFFIQSWCISVKGPLYSAIFTPLSAVITAMLSTLFLHEELHIGSVLGAITIIVGLYVVLWGKADDAKSESLAIHSSGSKGGVDSDCIGVSIEPRTNLSEPLLPEPDNGNSNNQTR; translated from the exons ATGGCGGGCGGCGGTCCGTGGCTGGAGCGTTACGGACCGAGCGTGGGGATGGTGCTGGTGCAGCTGTTCTACGCGCTGGTGGACGTGGCGCTCAAGACGGCGTCCCGGGTGGGGATGCGGCCCATCGTCTTCGTCACCTACCGCCAGGGGATCGCCGCTGCcacgctcctcctcgcctccttcgccgccaGGGGCTGCACGCTGCGGCCCATGGCCGTCGGCGCGCGGGCCTTCGGGCTCATCTTCGCGGCATCCCTAGCCAC CGCGACTGGGCAGTACTTCTACCTCGAGGGGCTGCTCCTGGCGTCTCCGTCCATGGCCAGGGCCACCACCAACCTCGCCCCCGGCATCAccttcgccatcgccgccgtcaTCGG GTTAGAGAAGGTGGATATCAGAAACCTGAGAAGCGTCGCCAAGATCGTCGGCACCGCCATCTGCCTCGCCGGAGCAATGTTCATGGCGTTCTTCAAGGGTCCCAAGCTCCTCGGCGCGGTTCTTCTCTCGCCGACTAGCGACTGGGTGAAAGGAGGGGTTTATCTCGTCGGAAATGCTGTCTGCGTCGCCATCTGGTACATCTTCCAG GTGCCCGTCTGCAAAAAGTACCTTGATCCCCTGTCTCTGGCGACCTGGATGTGCTTTTTAGCGACCTTGCAGTGCGCGGTGATGGCCTTCTTCCTGGAGCCAAACTACTTGCAAATTTGGAAGCTCACCTCGTTCTGGGAGTTCCCCTGCATCTTATATGGA GGAGTATTTGCCTCCGGCGCAAACTTTTTCATCCAATCCTGGTGCATATCAGTGAAAGGCCCCCTTTACAGCGCAATCTTTACGCCCCTGAGTGCAGTGATCACAGCAATGTTATCTACACTCTTCCTGCATGAAGAACTCCATATTGGAAG CGTATTAGGAGCTATCACTATCATTGTCGGCTTGTATGTGGTGCTGTGGGGCAAAGCAGATGACGCGAAGAGCGAGAGTCTGGCAATCCATTCTAGTGGTTCCAAAGGAGGTGTAGATTCAGACTGTATCGGTGTTTCGATAGAGCCTCGGACCAATCTTTCAGAACCATTGTTGCCTGAGCCTGACAACGGTAATAGTAATAATCAGACACGTTGA
- the LOC117844536 gene encoding uncharacterized protein isoform X2 encodes MAAAAARRLRVLTRRGSLSPALSATAPRSSRGLCTLSTTLRSGAGEDEIERIRREFEDAKRNYLSIPAAIKDMPKMNPQGIYVNKNVKLDDLQVYGFDYDYTLSHYSEHLQCLIYDLAKKHLVNELKYPESCLRYEYDRSFPIRGLYYDRLKGCLLKLDFFGSIEPDGCFFGRRKLSLSEIKELYGTRHIGRDQARQLVGLMDVFCFSEACLIADIVQHFIDAKLEFDASYVYEDVNQSIQHVHRSGLIHRQILSEPQKFLIKKSQVFRFLKMLREKGKKLFLLTNSPFYFVDGGMRYLLEDQHFDGNSWRELFDVVIAQANKPTFYNSDHPFRVYDTQKDTLAFTAVDKFLPDQVYYHGCLKSFLQITKWRGPEDEIEIQNSENYRFQQAKLSIIHDLLGKVHATVVSTEKGQVYRALLDELNAERRQCQSGMRDLFNSSFGATFLTDTGRESSFAYHIHQYADIYTSKLENFLSYAPESWLHPPHDIKIMPHNAKVPASLFSTS; translated from the exons atggcggcggccgcggcgaggcggcTGCGCGTGCTCACTCGCCGCGGCTCCCTCTCGCCGGCGCTCtccgcgacggcgccgcggtCCTCGAGAG GTCTGTGCACGCTCTCCACCACGCTGCggtccggcgccggcgaggacgagATCGAGCGCATCCGCCGCGAGTTCGAGGACGCCAAGCGCAACTACCTCAGCATCCCCGCCGCCATCAAGGACATGCCCAAGATGAACCCGCAAG GCATTTACGTGAACAAGAACGTCAAGCTGGATGACCTGCAGGTCTATGGCTTCGACTACGACTACACGCTCTCGCACTACTCCGAGCACTTGCAGTGCCTCATCTACGATCTCGCCAAGAAGCACTTGGTCAATGAG TTGAAATACCCAGAGAGCTGCTTGCGGTACGAGTATGACCGCTCTTTCCCGATCAGGGGCCTTTACTATGACAGACTCAAAGGGTGCCTTCTCAAGCTTGATTTCTTCGGTTCTATTGAACCAGACGGTTGCTTCTTTGGGCGGCGGAAG CTGAGTTTGAGTGAGATAAAAGAGCTCTATGGCACACGGCATATTGGAAGAGATCAAGCTCGCCAACTTGTTGGACTGATGGATGTCTTCTGTTTTAGTGAG GCATGTCTCATCGCTGATATTGTTCAACACTTTATAGATGCCAAACTGGAGTTTGATGCCTCTTACGTATATGAGGATGTAAATCAATCGATCCAGCATGTCCACAGAAGTGGTTTAATTCACAGGCAGATTCTTTCTGAGCCCCAGAAATTTCTGATAAAAAAA AGCCAGGTGTTTCGTTTCTTAAAGATGCTtagagagaaaggaaaaaagttATTTCTTCTTACCAATTCACCTTTCTACTTCGTGGATGGAGGGATGCGTTATTTGCTGGAG GACCAGCATTTTGATGGAAATTCCTGGCGGGAACTTTTTGATGTTGTGATTGCGCAGGCAAATAAACCCACTTTCTATAACTCAGACCACCCATTCAG GGTGTATGACACTCAAAAGGACACATTAGCTTTTACTGCAGTTGATAAGTTTCTGCCGGATCAAGTATACTACCACGGCTGTTTAAAATCGTTTCTGCAGATCACAAAGTGGAGAGGCCCAGAG GATGAAATAGAAATACAGAACAGTGAGAACTACCGGTTCCAACAG GCAAAATTGAGTATAATACATGATCTACTTGGGAAAGTCCATGCAACCGTGGTTAGCACTGAGAAAGGACAAGTTTACAGAGCATTGCTTGATGAGTTGAATGCAGAAAGGCGACAATGTCAATCTGGGATGCGAGATCTGTTCAATAGCTCTTTTGGCGCAACTTTCCTTACAGACACTGGAAGGGAATCATCATTTGCCTATCACATTCATCAATATGCAGATATTTACACGAGCAAGCTTGAGAACTTCTTATCATATGCCCCTGAATCTTGGCTTCATCCACCTCATGACATAAAGATCATGCCACACAATGCGAAG GTCCCAGCAAGCCTGTTCAGTACCTCCTAG
- the LOC117845727 gene encoding S-adenosylmethionine decarboxylase proenzyme — translation MAMPSADSWGSSPASPIGFEGYEKRLEIKFSDAPVFEDPCGRGLRALSREQIDSFLDLARCTIVSQLSNKDFDSYVLSESSLFVYPHKVVLKTCGTTKLLLSIPRILELAAELSLPVLSVKYSRGTFIFPGAQPAPHRSFSEEVSVLNGFFGGLKSGGNAYVIGDAFNPKKKWHVYYATEEPEQPMVTLEMCMTGLDAKKAAVFFKNSADGHCSSAKEMTKLSGISDIIPEMEICDFEFDPCGYSMNGVFGPAASTIHVTPEEGFSYASYEVMNFDPSSLVYSDVIKRVLSSFSPSDFSVAVTIFGGHGFAKSWAKGADIDSYMCDDLVEQELPGGGLLMYQSFTAVVPGTVSPRSTLEMDGWSSDGMETAAHSDEMCICWDAEKKVVKKDVDA, via the coding sequence ATGGCGATGCCTTCGGCTGATTCTTGGGGATCTTCTCCTGCCTCTCCTATTGGGTTTGAGGGCTATGAGAAGCGCCTTGAGATAAAGTTCTCTGATGCACCTGTCTTTGAGGACCCTTGTGGTCGTGGCCTTCGTGCCCTCTCTCGCGAGCAGATTGACTCGTTCCTGGATCTTGCACGATGCACCATAGTGTCCCAGCTCTCCAACAAGGACTTCGACTCATATGTTCTGTCTGAGTCGAGCCTCTTTGTGTATCCCCACAAGGTTGTCCTCAAGACCTGTGGGACGACAAAGCTGCTGCTATCCATTCCTCGCATCCTTGAGCTTGCTGCAGAGTTGTCACTTCCTGTTCtttcagtgaagtactctcgtgGGACATTCATCTTCCCCGGTGCACAGCCAGCTCCACACCGCAGCTTCTCGGAAGAGGTATCAGTGCTGAACGGCTTCTTTGGTGGACTCAAGTCCGGTGGCAATGCATATGTGATCGGTGATGCGTTCAATCCCAAGAAGAAGTGGCATGTCTACTATGCCACGGAGGAGCCTGAGCAGCCTATGGTGACACTTGAGATGTGCATGACTGGGCTGGATGCTAAGAAAGCTGCTGTGTTCTTCAAGAACTCTGCTGATGGCCATTGCTCATCAGCAAAGGAGATGACGAAGCTTTCAGGGATTTCTGATATCATCCCTGAGATGGAGATCTGTGACTTTGAGTTTGACCCATGCGGGTACTCAATGAACGGTGTTTTTGGACCTGCAGCCTCCACCATCCATGTGACACCCGAGGAAGGTTTCAGTTATGCAAGCTACGAAGTGATGAACTTCGATCCTAGCTCCTTGGTTTACAGCGACGTTATCAAGAGGGTCCTGTCAAGCTTCTCTCCTTCAGACTTCTCAGTTGCTGTTACCATCTTCGGCGGGCATGGTTTTGCCAAATCATGGGCAAAGGGCGCAGACATTGACTCCTACATGTGTGATGATCTTGTTGAGCAGGAGCTTCCTGGTGGTGGTCTGCTGATGTACCAGAGCTTTACCGCTGTTGTGCCTGGTACTGTGTCGCCCAGGTCGACCTTGGAGATGGATGGCTGGAGCAGCGACGGAATGGAGACTGCTGCGCACAGTGATGAAATGTGTATCTGCTGGGATGCAGAGAAGAAAGTGGTGAAGAAAGATGTGGATGCCTGA
- the LOC117844535 gene encoding protein GAMETE EXPRESSED 2: MANPAAISRPSAMSLSLLLCIPQLTTSLAQQAGPVPAFLFDWLEGKSAFIAGETATITVRALDLPDAASQRSSLSFWVSVNGAKGNSTYITDVAAHLGDDPSAWSVTFVPLRAGDFVALVAEERLSVGESSLYFKVAAAAVHPSASRASWTFDDGARLVAGSRAFVSVSPRDAFGNGIARGDDMPDYFRVTGSYVNGSDVEFLDFHYNGWIADGRIGLEFVPTVAGDFLVHVYGDNRELRDSPLKLTVNPGLLNIEKTTCNWKHGINTLQVFSKLEIFIYQKDTFGNIVPGKHPFDAQVVDTASNLSIPVNLIMEAVADGVQLLSFNVVQTGEFVLTVFDAKMNRRVSNTVYKFDVFVGYCDRSNSFANGSGLEHSVAGSTSSFAVFLEDKYSNPSPVETTRLQVKIFAKSSTSYADPMISQETTFMEGESSFNLGPAGHQEIIAGNSTAQASQFTVSYTPQIAGEYEIWVLCGNIVLNGGNPYAMTVLPGAINLSLSSVVKFDPRVKMAVENEVDVRLVDSFMNPVVSFESKLLLQLTSASIGIPASFVAKEFVDNGDGSYTTHYAAWNLSPYSICVRFEDKQLAPCPFEVNVLADENFSDVKNDTVSVWEDESVSFDVLSNDHIAGSKAEIANSSSPLHGSVLQFNHMYRYTPFEGFFGNDSFSYTISDDHDNVVTATVFISVICRPPQFTSLPQNLHVTEDTIGPQFGGFSGIKIVYSDITENISVTVKAQSGNVFLAVMPMKLQQSSDDVLSISRGGRTGKDLILGGTIDAINGALQFLQYLGNEDFYGNDVIVLHAMSRNGVQDARIPIFVEPINDRPVILAPGSIFLGGKESKKGHQIYDKSRDTFQFSIFEPDIRNFPGNKSHFSLVFSLELCEGTLTLSLPASTIRTVELKTGGVNQWQPLQTYVNIDNHFVLKGTAIRFRGTVQDCNNAMQQLHYQGPSHGTTLSITVNDLGSYGCYPDCSKMMGTPLSAAKSVHLVKTKQKNSRIDPLLGSLIIAEILIMICLGVALLYFLFKCIKDLKVERRERRVRRHRGASPPQSENVGRCSAAAAAVPSGARRSSFRQRSSRSRKQELELQPVSGIRNNGNQDSIPVADKDE, encoded by the exons ATGGCCAACCCCGCCGCGATCTCGCGGCCCTCAGCCATGTCGctttctcttctcctctgcATTCCGCAGCTGACCACCTCCCTGGCGCAGCAAGCAGGCCCCGTGCCGGCCTTCCTCTTCGACTGGCTCGAGGGCAAGTCGGCGTTCATCGCCGGCGAGACCGCGACGATCACGGTCAGGGCGCTGGACCTCCCGGACGCCGCCAGCCAGCGCTCGTCGCTATCCTTCTGGGTGTCAGTGAACGGCGCGAAGGGAAACAGCACCTACATCACCGACGTCGCCGCGCACCTCGGCGACGACCCCTCCGCCTGGAGCGTCACCTTCGTGCCCCTGCGCGCCGGGGACTTCGTCGCGCTCGTGGCCGAGGAGCGGCTCAGCGTCGGCGAGTCGTCGCTCTACTTCAaggtcgccgcggccgccgtgcaCCCGTCCGCGTCCCGGGCGTCGTGGACGTTCGACGACGGCGCGCGTCTCGTCGCGGGGTCGAGGGCGTTCGTGTCCGTCTCCCCCAGGGACGCCTTCGGCAACGGCATCGCGCGCGGCGACGACATGCCTGACTACTTCAGGGTGACAGGATCTTACGTCAATGGGTCAGACGTTGAGTTCTTGGATTTTCATTACAATGGATGGATAGCGGATGGACGCATCGGCCTCGAGTTCGTGCCAACTGTCGCCGGGGACTTCTTGGTGCATGTTTATGGGGATAACAGGGAGCTACGTGATTCGCCTCTAAAGCTGACAGTGAATCCAG GTCTCCTTAACATAGAAAAAACCACATGCAACTGGAAGCATGGAATCAATACTTTGCAGGTATTTTCCAAGCTGGAGATATTCATATATCAGAAGGACACATTTGGAAATATTGTTCCAGGGAAACATCCATTCGATGCTCAAGTAGTTGACACAGCCTCGAATTTGTCCATCCCGGTAAACCTTATTATGGAAGCGGTAGCTGATGGAGTTCAGCTCCTATCTTTCAATGTTGTACAGACTGGAGAATTTGTGCTCACAGTTTTTGATGCTAAGATGAACCGAAGAGTTTCCAATACCGTGTACAAGTTTGATGTTTTTGTAG gatATTGCGACAGATCAAACAGCTTCGCAAATGGTTCTGGTTTGGAACATTCTGTTGCTGGTTCAACATCATCCTTCGCTGTTTTCTTGGAGGATAAGTACAGCAACCCTTCTCCAGTCGAAACCACAAGGCTTCAAGTGAAGATTTTTGCTAAAAGCAGCACGTCTTATGCAGACCCAATGATATCACAAG AGACGACATTTATGGAAGGAGAAAGTTCTTTTAATTTAGGACCTGCTGGCCATCAGGAG ATCATTGCTGGAAACTCAACTGCGCAAGCAAGTCAATTTACTGTTTCATATACTCCTCAAATTGCTGGGGAATATGAAATTTGGGTACTCTGTGGGAACATAGTGCTAAATGGTGGAAATCCATATGCCATGACAGTTTTGCCAG GTGCCATCAATTTGTCATTATCAAGTGTTGTAAAGTTTGACCCCCGAGTCAAAATGGCAGTTGAAAATGAAGTTGATGTTCGGCTCGTTGACTCATTCATGAACCCGGTGGTATCTTTCGAATCAAAACTGTTATTACAGTTAACATCTGCAAGTATCGGAATCCCTGCAAGTTTTGTGGCAAAAGAATTTGTTGACAATGGAGATGGATCATATACTACTCATTATGCTGCATGGAACCTGAGTCCATATAGCATATGTGTTCGATTTGAGGATAAGCAGCTAGCTCCATGCCCATTTGAAGTCAATGTTCTTGCAG ATGAAAACTTTTCAGATGTTAAAAATGATACTGTTTCAGTATGGGAGGATGAATCAGTTTCCTTTGATGTACTGTCAAATGACCACATTGCAGGAAGTAAAGCCGAAATAGCCAACTCATCTTCC CCACTTCATGGATCAGTCCTGCAGTTCAACCACATGTATCGTTACACGCCTTTTGAAGGATTCTTTGGGAATGACTCATTCTCATACACAATATCTGATGATCATGACAATGTCGTCACTGCAACAGTTTTCATATCTGTCATCTGCAGACCACCTCAGTTCACATCTTTACCCCAGAATTTGCATGTTACTGAAGATACCATCGGCCCACAATTTGG TGGATTTTCAGGAATCAAAATAGTGTATTCGGATATAACAGAAAACATATCTGTTACAGTGAAAGCGCAGTCTGGAAATGTGTTTCTTGCTGTAATGCCAATGAAGCTTCAACAGTCGTCAGATGATGTACTTTCAATCAGCAGGGGAGGTAGAACTGGCAAAGACCTGATACTGGGAGGAACAATAGACGCAATAAATGGAGCGCTACAATTTTTGCAGTACCTTGG AAATGAAGACTTCTATGGAAATGATGTTATAGTGTTACACGCCATGAGCAGAAATGGTGTACAAGATGCTCGAATCCCGATCTTTGTTGAGCCAATCAATGACCGTCCAGTGATACTAGCTCCAGGATCAATTTTCTTGGGTGggaaagaatcaaagaaaggaCATCAAATCTACGACAAAAGCAGGGATACATTTCAATTTTCCATTTTTGAACCCGATATTCGTAATTTCCCAG GAAACAAATCCCATTTTTCGTTAGTGTTCTCCCTAGAACTGTGTGAGGGAACTTTGACGCTGAGCTTGCCAGCCAGTACCATTCGCACTGTGGAGCTGAAGACAGGAGGCGTTAACCAGTGGCAGCCTCTTCAGACATATGTGAACATTGATAATCACTTTGTGCTGAAAGGAACTGCCATCAGATTCCGTGGGACAGTCCAGGACTGCAACAATGCAATGCAGCAGCTGCATTACCAA GGTCCAAGCCATGGAACAACCTTATCCATCACTGTAAACGACCTGGGAAGCTATGGATGCTACCCTGACTGTTCAAAGATGATGGGGACGCCACTATCCGCTGCAAAGAGCGTTCATCtagtcaaaacaaaacaaaagaactCAAGAATAGATCCCT TGCTTGGATCGCTGATCATAGCTGAGATCCTCATAATGATATGCCTTGGCGTTGCTCTCCTGTATTTCCTCTTCAAATGCATTAAGGATTTGAAGGTTGAGCGAAGGGAGCGAAGGGTTCGTCGGCAT aggggtGCTTCACCACCACAATCTGAGAACGTTGGACGTTgctctgcagctgcagctgcggtCCCATCTGGTGCAAGAAGATCAAGTTTTCGTCAGAG GTCTTCACGGTCGCGCAAGCAAGAACTGGAACTCCAGCCAGTCTCCGGGATCAGAAACAACGGAAATCAAGATAGCATTCCTGTAGCAGACAAGGACGAATAG
- the LOC117844537 gene encoding uncharacterized protein, translating into MSRPQTMPILLGIAMLAALVLTSEGRISRKDLSIDLGGGGGGSIGIGTGISIGIGGGVSGSGSGSGSGSGSASGSGSGSGSASGSGSGAASGAGSSAGSGAGSGAGSYAGSGTGSGAGSGAGSGAGSGAGSGSGYGQGQGAGEGQGQGSGYGEGHGSGHGQGSGSGSGYGEGYGEGHGQGSGSGQGSGYGEGHGSGHGQGSGQGSGSGYGEGYGSGHGKGSGYGEGYGEGSGRGYGDGSGSGYGEGHGYGYGSGHGK; encoded by the coding sequence ATGTCTCGCCCCCAAACCATGCCCATTTTGCTCGGCATCGCCATGCTAGCTGCCCTTGTTCTCACTTCCGAGGGCCGCATTTCTAGAAAGGACTTAAGCATCGACcttggtggtggcggaggtggaAGCATTGGGATCGGGACCGGGATTAGCATTGGCATAGGTGGTGGTGTCAGTGGCTCTGGCTCCGGGTCGGGATCAGGTTCTGGCTCGGCATCTGGGTCAGGATCAGGCTCTGGCTCAGCCTCAGGTTCCGGGTCCGGTGCTGCTTCAGGTGCAGGCTCATCAGCGGGATCCGGTGCAGGCTCTGGTGCAGGATCATATGCTGGCTCGGGTACAGGCTCCGGTGCGGGATCAGGTGCTGGGTCTGGTGCAGGCTCTGGCGCAGGTTCAGGGTCTGGTTATGGTCAAGGGCAAGGTGCAGGTGAAGGCCAAGGCCAAGGATCCGGGTATGGCGAAGGTCATGGCTCGGGTCACGGACAAGGTTCAGGGTCTGGCTCGGGGTACGGTGAGGGGTACGGTGAAGGTCATGGTCAAGGAAGTGGCTCCGGTCAAGGATCGGGCTATGGCGAAGGTCACGGCTCTGGTCATGGCCAAGGCTCTGGCCAAGGATCCGGATCCGGTTACGGCGAAGGCTATGGCTCGGGTCACGGAAAAGGCTCCGGATATGGCGAAGGGTACGGCGAGGGTTCGGGCAGAGGATACGGTGATGGTTCAGGCTCAGGCTACGGCGAGGGACACGGCTACGGGTACGGTTCTGGACACGGCAAATAA
- the LOC117843518 gene encoding tetraspanin-8, which yields MAFRLSNNLIGILNAVTFLLSIPILGAGIWLGHRADGTECERYLSAPVIALGVFLLVVSIAGLVGACCRVTWLLWVYLLAMFVLIVALFCFTVFAFVVTNRGAGEAVSGRGYKEYRLGDYSNWLQKRVENNKNWNRIRSCLQGSKVCKNLQDKKESVTDFMRSDLSPIESGCCKPPTSCGFTYVSGTDWTKTTATNSSSDPDCNTWSNDALCYDCQSCKAGVVATVKRDWKRTAIVCIVFLVFIIIVYSIGCCAFRNNRRDNAYHGGWKGGYA from the exons ATGGCGTTCCGGCTGAGCAACAACCTGATCGGGATCCTGAACGCGGTGACCTTCCTTCTCTCCATCCCGATCCTGGGCGCGGGCATTTGGCTGGGCCACCGCGCCGACGGCACCGAGTGCGAGCGCTACCTCTCGGCGCCCGTAATCGCGCTgggggtcttcctcctcgtcgtctccATCGCGGGGCTCGTCGGCGCCTGCTGCCGCGTCACCTGGCTGCTCTGGGTCTACCTCCTCGCCATGTTCGTCCTCATCGTCGCCCTCTTCTGCTTCACCGTCTTCGCCTTCGTCGTCACCAACCGGGGCGCCGGGGAGGCCGTGTCGGGCCGGGGGTACAAGGAGTACAGGCTTGGGGACTACTCCAACTGGCTGCAGAAGCGGGTGGAGAACAACAAGAACTGGAACAGGATCAGGAGCTGCCTCCAGGGCTCCAAGGTCTGCAAGAACCTGCAGGACAAGAAGGAGTCGGTCACCGACTTCATGCGTTCCGACCTCTCCCCGATCGAG TCTGGGTGCTGCAAGCCCCCCACCAGCTGCGGCTTCACCTACGTCAGCGGCACGGACTGGACCAAGACCACCGCCACCAACTCGTCGTCGGATCCGGACTGCAACACCTGGAGCAACGATGCGCTCTGCTACGACTGCCAGTCGTGCAAGGCCGGCGTGGTGGCCACCGTCAAGCGGGACTGGAAGCGCACCGCCATCGTCTGCATCGTCTTCCtcgtcttcatcatcatcgtctaCTCCATCGGATGCTGCGCTTTCAGGAATAACCGCAGGGACAATGCCTACCACGGCGGCTGGAAGGGCGGGTACGCCTGA